In Odontesthes bonariensis isolate fOdoBon6 chromosome 9, fOdoBon6.hap1, whole genome shotgun sequence, the following proteins share a genomic window:
- the LOC142388410 gene encoding uncharacterized protein LOC142388410 produces the protein MVQLIYPSLLLATIQLVSVSVGETPQGKLSITFPRDFNFTEKSCGKYFGRDGGFTVEMDFVRSENRVDTDLLLQVKNGYIWKPKEVYHIYRKKWYQFWYRNYISLRIPVPANNRSTVDIRFRDTTNQLNVSACADHAGDTSPQFYNESESWINAFKTCQKLNSDLVQFTNQTVLNEVKSLLKGQKGSQNGAWIGLERSIFGTNVKWKWISGSTAIDTPWNSSFPVNRLNNHCGKIVWVENTEEISLLDANCCERLPFICQGVK, from the exons ATGGTTCAGCTGATCTATCCATCACTGCTGCTGG cAACCATCCAACTGGTCTCCGTCTCAGTGGGAGAAACCCCACAGGGAAAACTCTCTATCACTTTTCCCAGAGACTTTAATTTCACAGAGAAAAGCTGCGGCAAATATTTTGGAAGGGATGGTGGATTCACAGTGGAAATGGACTTCGTTCGGTCAGAAAACAGGGTTGACACAGATCTGTTGCTGCAGGTAAAAAATG GTTATATATGGAAACCAAAGGAAGTCTATCACATATATAGAAAAAAATGGTATCAATTTTGGTATCGCAACTATATAAG CTTAAGAATCCCTGTACCCGCAAACAATCGCTCCACCGTCGATATAAGATTCAGAGACACTACTAATCAGCTAAATGTCAGTGCATGCGCTGATCATGCAGGAG ATACATCTCCACAATTCTACAACGAATCTGAAAGCTGGATCAACGCCTTTAAAACCTGCCAGAAACTGAATTCTGACCTCGTTCAATTCACCAACCAGACAGTGCTGAATGAGGTGAAGAGTCTCCTGAAAGGGCAGAAGGGCTCGCAGAATGGGGCGTGGATCGGCCTGGAGCGGTCCATCTTCGGCACCAATGTCAAGTGGAAGTGGATATCAGGGTCAACAGCTATAGACACACCGTGGAACAGCAGCTTCCCCGTCAACCGTTTAAATAACCACTGTGGAAAGATTGTCTGGGTGGAGAACACGGAGGAAATCTCCTTGCTGGATGCCAACTGCTGTGAAAGATTACCTTTCATCTGCCAAG GTGTGAAATAA
- the LOC142388409 gene encoding NLR family CARD domain-containing protein 3-like → MDSDTEVENIFTKRKDEEKLNRPPSSYGSMKSDSDDLEETTVEEGEEVEVAVLPEPPTRAVTGMQMFRCASPETLYTIGTEQTKPPGALVIETRSSDLEGLSDMDDQDEDEDEPLLTHSPEPPEPLELEDSMQTNENNQPGKLHPMQDLPHIFKTIQSALTGLTKGELLSFKMRFYHWERKLTLQQAMEGDLLDFVDKTIELLGLDHALSQTIETLRNIDKVAEANELHDKCQRALVRFQMNNNLRSKHRIIHEGIVQAGKQSFLNKVYVEPQISTCSYGGVYPSHELRPHPPTPVQVPGPDTFVSVNNLFRLLKDDGTPVRTVVTTGLAGVGMSLCVARFSMDWAEFRANRDLQFVISLSFQSLWILRTRTDPPEDMSFCNVLEYFLPDLKCLKYLQEESSNFLLIMDSYDQYQAPLDWKNAPVINDINTPVHLDVLTVNILRGNLIEGARKWILGRQAAVSQIPSKFIDIVTEIQGFSDEMKDEYMTKRFTEGRQAEKIIRHYKRSPTLDILARHPFVCWIVSAMYGGLLRSDDYGTHPPRLTLFLTEVMIIQMNRRLEFYYGQPQHSLKWSTKDCNLLMGMGKMAFKMMERKTSVFFEEDVKKVGLPLWEVVVSSGLCSELHTTASDCRRKFSFIHYTLQEFIAALYVFMMFHKESKNVLDAYSDLKPKFLTNTSAEVLVQNALALTLSSPLGLYDMFLRLLCGLMSPDCHFSLLRGYFYPHSYPKVAKLDEVQRLLEQSIRKAPENRVENLKECLRELIQSDD, encoded by the exons ATGGACTCGGACACAGAAGTGGAGAA TATTTTCACCAAAAGGAAGGACGAGGAGAAGTTGAATAGGCCACCTTCCAGCTATGGTTCCATGAAGAGCGACAGCGATGACTTGGAAGAGACGACggtggaggagggagaggaagtgGAGGTCGCAGTGCTCCCTGAGCCACCTACTCGAGCAGTGACTGG GATGCAGATGTTTCGCTGTGCGTCTCCAGAGACGCTGTACACCATAGGCACGGAGCAGACCAAACCGCCCGGAGCGCTGGTGATTGAAACCAG GTCTTCTGATCTGGAAGGTCTTTCAGACATGGATGACcaggatgaggatgaggatgaacCTTTGCTAACTCATTCCCCAGAGCCACCTGAGCCCCTTGAACTAGAAGATTCAATGCAGACCAATGAGAACAACCAGCCAGGCAAACTGCACCCAATGCAGGACCTGCCTCACATATTCAAA ACTATCCAGAGTGCCCTGACAGGCCTCACCAAAGGGGAGCTGTTATCGTTTAAAATGAGGTTTTACCATTGGGAACGCAAACTAACCCTGCAGCAGGCGATGGAAGGAGACCTACTTGATTTTGTGGACAAGACGATTGAGCTCCTTG GCCTGGATCATGCCCTCTCACAAACCATAGAGACCCTTCGAAATATTGATAAGGTGGCAGAGGCCAATGAACTGCATGATAAATGCCAGAGAG CGTTGGTTCGTTTTCAGATGAATAACAATTTACGCTCCAAACACCGGATCATTCACGAGGGGATTGTTCAAGCCGGAAAGCAAAGCTTTCTGAACAAAGTCTACGTGGAGCCTCAGATTTCTACTTGCAGTTATGGGGGGGTCTACCCCTCCCACGAGCTCCGACCACACCCTCCGACGCCTGTCCAGGTTCCGGGTCCCGACACGTTTGTCAGCGTGAACAATCTCTTCAGACTACTGAAAGATGACGGCACGCCTGTGAGGACGGTAGTGACCACTGGGCTCGCAGGAGTTGGAATGTCTCTCTGTGTGGCCAGATTCTCCATGGACTGGGCTGAATTCCGTGCCAACAGG GATCTGCAGTTTGTCATCAGCTTGTCATTTCAGTCTTTGTGGATTCTGCGCACCAGAACTGACCCTCCCGAGGACATGTCCTTCTGCAACGTGCTCGAGTACTTTCTGCCCGATCTCAAATGCTTAAAGTACCTGCAGGAAGAGAGCTCGAACTTTCTCCTCATAATGGACTCTTACGATCAGTATCAGGCTCCTCTTGACTGGAAG AATGCTCCTGTAATCAATGACATCAACACCCCGGTACATCTCGATGTCCTGACTGTAAATATCCTCCGAGGGAATTTGATTGAAGGGGCCCGCAAATGGATCCTGGGGAGACAAGCTGCCGTCTCACAAATACCATCTAAATTCATAGACATTGTCACTGAAATACAGGGTTTTAG TGATGAGATGAAAGACGAGTACATGACCAAACGCTTCACTGAGGGCAGGCAAGCAGAAAAAATTATAAGACATTACAAGCGTTCGCCGACACTTGACATTCTTGCTCGCCATCCCTTTGTCTGCTGGATTGTGTCGGCAATGTACGGGGGCCTCTTGCGTTCTGACGACTACGGGACTCACCCTCCCAGACTGACGCTATTTCTCACTGAGGTGATGATCATTCAGATGAATCGCAGACTGGAGTTCTACTACGGACAGCCGCAACATAGTTTG AAATGGTCGACCAAAGACTGTAACCTACTGATGGGCATGGGGAAGATGGCCTTTAAGATGATGGAGAGAAAAACCAGCGTGTTCTTTGAAGAAGACGTGAAGAAAGTTGGGCTGCCGTTGTGGGAGGTGGTCGTGTCATCGGGCTTGTGCTCTGAGCTCCACACTACCGCCTCCGATTGTAGACGGAAGTTCTCTTTTATTCACTACACCTTACAG GAGTTCATTGCTGCACTGTATGTCTTCATGATGTTTCACAAAGAATCTAAGAATGTTCTGGACGCTTACTCGGACCTGAAGCCGAAGTTCTTGACAAACACGTCCGCTGAAGTCCTTGTCCAGAATGCTTTGGCGCTAACCTTAAGCTCTCCGCTGGGCCTCTACGACATGTTCCTGCGCTTGTTGTGTGGTTTGATGTCCCCAGATTGCCATTTCAGTCTTCTCAGGGGGTACTTCTACCCGCACAGCTACCCAAAGGTGGCTAAACTGGATGAGGTGCAGAGGCTGCTGGAGCAGAGCATTCGGAAAGCTCCTGAAAACAGGGTGGAAAACTTGAAGGAGTGCCTTAGAGAGCTGATCCAGAGTGATGATTAA